In the Thermodesulfovibrio yellowstonii DSM 11347 genome, one interval contains:
- the trpS gene encoding tryptophan--tRNA ligase: MDKVLSGMQPSGPLHLGNLIGALSNWVKIQTQYECYFFVADWHALTTGYGNPSQIKEYTVDLLMNFISAGLDPEKSTIFIQSQVPEHAELHIFLSMITPLGWLERVPTYKEKKEQIKDKDLDTYGFLGYPVLQTADIIIYRAKYVPVGVDQVPHLEISREIARRFNYLYGKEFFPEPEALLTEFPKVPGVDGRKMSKSYGNAIYLSDDEKTVNEKIRTMVTDPARKRRTDKGDPQKCPVFDLHKIFSTEEERKEVTSGCTTASIGCIDCKKILINHVIDTLKPIWEKRQKLIDNPSLLIEIAQEGSKKARKVAGETLKGMKEVIGWIS, translated from the coding sequence ATGGATAAAGTATTAAGTGGAATGCAGCCAAGCGGACCACTTCATCTTGGGAATCTTATAGGTGCACTTTCAAACTGGGTGAAAATTCAGACTCAATATGAATGCTACTTTTTTGTTGCTGACTGGCATGCTTTAACCACAGGCTATGGCAATCCGTCACAGATAAAGGAATATACTGTTGACCTTCTTATGAATTTTATTTCTGCGGGACTTGATCCTGAAAAATCAACTATATTCATACAGTCTCAAGTTCCGGAACACGCAGAACTTCATATTTTTTTAAGCATGATAACACCACTTGGATGGCTTGAAAGGGTTCCTACCTATAAAGAAAAAAAAGAGCAGATTAAAGATAAAGATCTTGACACTTATGGCTTCTTAGGATATCCTGTGCTTCAAACAGCTGATATTATCATTTACAGAGCAAAATATGTTCCTGTTGGAGTTGACCAAGTTCCTCATCTTGAGATTTCTCGTGAAATTGCAAGAAGATTTAACTATCTTTATGGAAAAGAGTTTTTCCCTGAACCTGAGGCACTACTCACAGAGTTTCCCAAAGTACCCGGTGTGGATGGGAGAAAAATGTCTAAAAGTTATGGTAATGCTATTTATCTTAGCGATGATGAAAAAACAGTTAATGAAAAAATAAGAACTATGGTTACAGACCCTGCTCGTAAAAGAAGAACAGACAAAGGAGACCCTCAAAAATGCCCTGTTTTTGATTTACATAAAATATTTTCAACAGAAGAAGAAAGGAAAGAGGTAACCAGTGGCTGTACCACGGCATCAATTGGATGTATTGATTGTAAGAAAATACTAATAAACCATGTTATTGATACACTTAAACCAATATGGGAAAAAAGACAAAAACTGATAGACAATCCTTCACTTCTTATAGAAATTGCCCAAGAAGGTTCTAAAAAAGCAAGAAAAGTTGCTGGAGAAACCCTTAAGGGAATGAAGGAGGTTATTGGATGGATTTCTTAA
- a CDS encoding site-2 protease family protein, with amino-acid sequence MDFTGIFRQIIISAPAILIAIVFHELAHGWVAYKLGDNTAKLSGRLTLNPVSHIDLFGTIIMPFMLLILTNGQWVFGYAKPVPVNPYNFKNPRSGMALCAAAGPFANLVVAIFCTIIIKWILLPFMGVIPGFIFDPLVVILKATIMINIILAAFNLIPIPPLDGGRILMGVLPLKYSQLMEKIEPFGSLIVIFMIITGLTSVFVWPLVKFFFKILSLF; translated from the coding sequence ATGGATTTCACAGGAATTTTCAGGCAGATAATAATTTCAGCACCAGCCATATTGATTGCAATAGTATTTCATGAGCTTGCGCATGGATGGGTAGCATACAAACTTGGTGACAATACAGCAAAGCTTTCTGGAAGACTAACTCTCAATCCTGTATCTCATATAGATCTCTTCGGAACAATAATAATGCCATTTATGCTTCTAATTCTTACAAATGGTCAATGGGTTTTTGGATACGCAAAACCTGTTCCTGTAAATCCCTACAACTTCAAAAATCCAAGAAGTGGCATGGCTCTGTGTGCAGCAGCTGGACCATTTGCAAATCTTGTTGTAGCAATATTTTGCACAATAATAATTAAGTGGATTTTATTACCGTTTATGGGAGTCATCCCGGGGTTTATTTTTGACCCTCTTGTTGTGATTCTTAAAGCAACAATTATGATTAATATTATTCTGGCAGCATTCAATCTAATTCCTATCCCACCGCTTGATGGTGGAAGAATTTTGATGGGAGTATTACCTCTAAAATATTCTCAACTAATGGAAAAAATTGAGCCTTTTGGTTCGTTAATTGTTATATTTATGATTATTACAGGATTGACCAGCGTTTTTGTATGGCCTTTAGTAAAATTTTTCTTTAAAATACTTTCACTTTTTTAG
- the oadA gene encoding sodium-extruding oxaloacetate decarboxylase subunit alpha, whose protein sequence is MSKSPVKIMDTTFRDAHQSLHATRMKLEDIVPIAEKMDQVGFHSLEVWGGATFDSCLRFLREDPWERLRTIRALVKNTKLQMLLRGQNLVGYRHYPDDVVEKFVEKTIENGIDILRIFDALNDLRNMEKSISATLKYGGTVEAAFCYTIGPIYTVDYFIKLAKNLRDMGAHIICIKDMAGLLDPYTAYELIKRLKEEINLPIHLHTHDTAGMAVATTIKAIEAGVDIVDTAISTMAGGTSQPSLETICHILRGTERDPGFNMELLDEIADYFYETRKKYKTLESEYIGPDPKVIVYQVPGGMLSNLVNQLREQNALHRIKEVMEEIPRVREDFGYPPLVTPSSQIVGTQATLNVLTGERYKMVTTETKNYFKGLYGKPPVPVNEEIRKKILGEEEFITCRPADLLEPEFEKAKTELKDKAHSDEDVLSYCLFPKIYLEFLEAKEKGIKEEIPVSKKEEAKPAATSLAPTEFVINLYGESYHVKVGGKGHKVDGKRPYFLYINNQLVEVIVEPLQEIVPSEEGKVEIKPKESVRSRPSEPGDITSPMPGTVVKIKVKKGDIVSAGDTVVIVEAMKMENEIHSPIDGTVEEIYIKEGDMVNPDEVMIRIK, encoded by the coding sequence ATGTCTAAGTCACCGGTAAAAATTATGGATACAACATTCAGGGATGCTCATCAAAGTCTTCATGCCACAAGAATGAAGCTTGAAGACATAGTCCCAATTGCTGAAAAAATGGATCAGGTTGGGTTTCATTCTCTTGAAGTATGGGGCGGAGCAACTTTTGATAGTTGTCTAAGATTCTTAAGAGAAGACCCATGGGAAAGATTAAGAACAATAAGAGCACTTGTTAAAAATACAAAGCTTCAAATGCTTCTAAGAGGACAGAATCTTGTTGGATACAGGCATTATCCTGATGATGTTGTAGAAAAATTTGTTGAGAAAACAATAGAAAATGGTATAGACATACTTAGAATATTTGATGCTCTCAATGACCTTAGAAACATGGAAAAATCAATTTCAGCAACTCTTAAGTATGGAGGGACCGTAGAAGCAGCTTTTTGTTATACCATTGGACCGATTTATACAGTTGACTACTTTATTAAGCTTGCAAAAAATCTAAGAGACATGGGAGCTCATATTATCTGCATAAAAGACATGGCAGGACTGCTTGATCCTTATACAGCCTATGAATTGATAAAAAGGCTAAAAGAAGAAATAAATTTGCCCATTCATCTTCATACCCATGATACTGCCGGAATGGCTGTAGCAACAACAATTAAAGCAATAGAAGCAGGAGTAGATATTGTTGATACAGCAATCTCTACAATGGCTGGAGGAACATCTCAGCCCTCCCTTGAAACAATATGTCACATACTCAGAGGAACTGAAAGAGACCCTGGATTTAATATGGAACTTCTTGACGAGATTGCAGATTATTTTTATGAAACAAGAAAAAAATATAAAACTCTTGAAAGCGAATACATAGGACCAGACCCCAAGGTTATTGTCTATCAAGTTCCAGGAGGAATGTTAAGCAACCTTGTAAACCAGCTAAGAGAACAAAATGCTCTTCATAGGATAAAAGAAGTTATGGAGGAAATCCCCCGTGTAAGAGAAGATTTTGGATATCCTCCTTTAGTTACTCCTTCAAGCCAGATAGTTGGAACTCAGGCAACTTTGAATGTTCTTACAGGAGAAAGATACAAGATGGTAACAACAGAGACAAAGAATTACTTTAAGGGACTTTATGGCAAGCCTCCAGTTCCTGTAAATGAAGAAATCAGAAAGAAAATTCTTGGAGAAGAAGAATTCATTACCTGTAGACCTGCTGATTTGCTTGAGCCAGAGTTTGAAAAAGCTAAAACTGAGTTAAAAGATAAAGCCCATTCTGATGAGGATGTTCTTAGTTATTGTCTTTTCCCTAAAATATATCTTGAATTCCTTGAAGCAAAAGAAAAGGGAATTAAAGAAGAAATTCCAGTTTCAAAAAAAGAGGAAGCAAAACCCGCTGCCACATCTCTTGCGCCAACAGAATTTGTTATAAATTTATACGGTGAATCTTATCATGTTAAAGTTGGAGGTAAAGGGCATAAAGTTGATGGCAAAAGACCCTATTTCCTTTACATCAATAACCAACTTGTGGAAGTTATTGTTGAACCTCTTCAGGAAATTGTGCCAAGTGAGGAAGGTAAAGTGGAGATTAAACCAAAAGAATCTGTCAGATCGAGACCTTCAGAACCTGGGGATATTACTTCACCAATGCCGGGCACTGTAGTAAAAATTAAAGTTAAGAAAGGTGACATAGTCAGCGCAGGTGACACAGTGGTGATAGTTGAAGCAATGAAAATGGAAAACGAAATTCACTCCCCTATTGATGGGACAGTTGAAGAAATTTATATAAAAGAGGGTGACATGGTCAACCCAGATGAAGTAATGATAAGGATAAAATAA